Below is a window of Streptomyces sp. ITFR-16 DNA.
GATCGGCCTGCTGGTCTGGCAGCCCTGGGAGACGGCGGGGAGCGGACGCGGCGGGAGGGCGGGGTCCGGCAGCACCGCGTCCAGCTCCGTCACCTCCGGCAGCGGGCTCGACACCCATACGGACGACGACGGCAGTGACACCGGCACCGGCACCGGCGGCTCCGGGAGCACGACGGACGACAGCGACGACGATCCGACGCCCACCCCCACGCCGACCCCCACGCCCACTCCGGACGCCGGCGACCGGGCGTTCGCGGCGGTGCGCGCCGGTGACTGCCTCGACGTGTACAGCGACGGCTTCGGCGGCATGAGCGCCGACCGGCCGGTGCGGGTCGACTGCGGTGCCTCGAACGCGTACATGCACGTCAACCAGGTCAGCACCGCCGCCGGGGCCTCCGGCTCCTGCGACACCGGGGCGGGCTACACCTGGTGGAGCCGGACGGGCGACGACGGTGTCGAGCGGACGCTGTGCCTGGACCGGGTCTACCGGGTGGGCCAGTGCTTCCCGGCCCAGGTCCAGGGAACCACCGGCGCGGACCTGGCGGTGGTGCTGCGCTGCGACGCGACGAAGGTGCCCCGGGCCGGTCAGTCGGTCCTGCGGATCACCGGCTTCTACCGGGCGCCCACGGCGGGGCAGAGCTGGACCTGCCCCGCCGGGAACGGCCAGCGGTTCTGGTACTGGCCGGTGAACAAGGGCCGGAGCATCATCTGCGCATCGGCGGCCTGAGTGCCCCGGCCCGCCCCCACCAGGGGAGTTCGAAGACCGGCCCTAGATCACCAGGCTGAGCAGCGCGGCGACCGCGAAGCCGGCGACCGACAGGACCGTCTCCAGGACGGTCCAGGACTTCAGGGTGTCGCGCTCGGAGATGCCGAAGTACTTCGACACCATCCAGAAGCCGCCGTCGTTGACGTGCGAGGCGATGATCGAGCCCGCCGAGATCGCCATGATGATCAGCGCCAGGTGCGGCTGCGAGAAGTCCTGGTTCTCCACGAGCGGGACGACGATGCCGGCGGTGGTGACGATGGCGACCGTCGCCGAGCCCTGGGCGATGCGCAGCACCGCCGAGATCAGCCAGGCGAGCAGGATGACCGGCAGGCCCACGTCGTTGAAGGTGTCGGCGAGCGCGTCCGCGATGCCGCTGCTCTTGAGTACGGCGCCGAAGATGCCGCCGGCACCGACGACGAGCAGGATGTTGCCGACCGGCTTGAGCGACGAGGTGGACACCGACTCCAGGGACTTGCGGGACCAGCCGCGCCGCAGCCCGAGCAGGTAGTAGGCGAGCAGCAGGGCGATCGTCAGGGCGACGAAGGGGTTGCCGAAGAACTCGATGACCGAGCGGAGCGTCGAGGGGTCCAGCGCGATGGAGGAGAACGTGGCGGCGAGGATCAGCACCAGCGGGGTGCCGATGATCGCCAGCACGGTGGAGAGGGCGACCGGCGCCTCGTGCGGGGTGACTCCGGCGGCGCGCTGTTCGGCGACGACGGCGGCCTTCGCCTCCTCGGCGGCCTCGACCATGTCCTGCGGGACCTCGACGAAGATCCGCTTGCCGATCCAGGCGGCGTAGCCCCAGGCGGCCAGGACGGACGGGATGCCGACGAGGGCGCCCATCAGGATGACCCAGCCGAGCGAGACGTGGAAGAGACCGGCGGCGGCGACCGGGCCGGGGTGCGGCGGCAGGAAGGCGTGGGTCATGGACAGACCCGCCAGCAGCGGCATGGAGTACAGCAGGATCGATTTGCCGGACCGCTTGGCGGCGGCGTACACGATCGGCGCGAGGACGAAGATGCCGACGTCGAAGAAGACCGGGATACCGAAGATCAGACCGGTCAGGCCCATCGCGAGGGGGGCGCGCTTCTCACCGAAGAGGTTCAGCAGACGGGCGCTCAGTACCTCGGCCCCGCCGGAGACTTCGAGGATCGCGCCGAGCATCGTGCCGAGGCCGATGATGATCGCGACATGGCCGAGGATGCCGCCCATGCCGGATTCGATGACGGAGACGGCGGCGGACTTCTGGACGGTGCCGAAGAGTTCGGTGACGGAGAGTCCGGCACCCAGGCCGACGGCTATGGAGACGGCGAGCAGCGCGACGAACGGCTGGAGCCGGGCCTTGATGATCAGGAAGAGGAGGAGCGCGATCCCGAGGACGGCGACGGTCAGCAGACCGGCCGTCCCGTCCATCAGGAGGAGGAGTCCACCGGTGTGGGGCGGCGTCTCGGCCGGTGGGGGGCTGGCGGCGAGCTGCATGGGTAACTCCGTTGTTCGTCCATGGTGCTGGGTTCTGGGTAGGGGGGAGCGCGGCACGGCGCGTGAGCGGTGCGCGCCGTGCCGTGCGGGGTGGTGCGGTGGAGCGGGTGCGGCAAGGGGATCAGGCTCAGCCCAGGACCGCGAGGGCGTCGATCTCGATGAGCAGGCCCTTGGGCAGGCCGACGTAGACCGTCGTGCGGGCGGCGGGGGCCTCCTTGAGGTCCTGCTCGCCGAAGTAGGTGTTGTAGATCTCGTTCATCTCGGCGAAGTGGTCCACGTCCGTGAGGTAGACGCGCATCATCATCACGTCGTCCCAGCTCGCGCCGCCCTCCTCCAGGATCGCCTTCACGTTGGCGAAGGTCTGGAGGGTCTGCTCGCGCAGGGTCGGGCCGGCCGGGGTGGGGGCCTGTCCCTCGACGGCGGGCAGGAAGCCGACCTGGCCGGCGACCTGGAGGATGTTCCCCTTCCGCACCCCGTGCGAGAACTTCGCGGGCGGGGTGGTGTGGGTGCTCGGGGTGAGGGCGGTCTTGTCGGTCATCGCTGATCAGACTTTCTTGGGTCGGTTGGTGCCGGAGTACTCCCGGCTGATGGTGTCGGCGGTGCGACGGACCAGGGGGAGCAGGGTGAGGAGCTCCTCGGCCGTGACGACCACGTTCGGTGCGGAGACCGACATGGCGGCGACGACGCGCCCGTCGGCGCCGCGAATGGGCGCGCCGACGCAGTTGATGGACTCCTCGTGGCCACCGAGGTCGGTGGCCCAGCCCTGTTCGCGTACGGCGGCGAGTTCCTTGAGGAAGGCGCCGGCGCCGGGGGTCGAACGGGACGTGTACATGGGGTAGTCGAGCTTCTCGGCGATGGCCCGCCGCTCGGCCTCGCCGAGGTCGGCGAGCAGGAGTTTGGCGACGGCGGCGACGGTGATCGCGACGGGCTTGCCGATGCGGGAGTACATCCGGACCGGGTAGCGGCTCTCCACCTTGTCGATGTAGAGCACCTCGTTCTCCTCGTACACGGCGAGGTGCACGGTGTGCCCGCAGTTCTCGTTGAGTTCGACGAGGTGGGGGTGGGCGATCTCGCGTACGTCGAGGTTCTCGACGGCCTCCTGGGCGAGCGCGAACAGGCGCGCGCCGAGGCGGTAGCGCTGGTCCTGCTGGCGGTAGACGAGGCCGTGCTCGTGGAGGGTACGGAGCAGGCGCAGGGCCGTGGACTTGTGGACGCCGAGCCGCTCGGCGACCTGTCCGAGGTCGGCGGGTCCCTGGGCGAGCAGCGGCAGGATGCTCAGCGCCCGGTCGACGGTCTGACTCATTGCGTACGTACCTCCTGGTCGTCCCCCGTCCACCCGGGGCCGAGACGCAGTCTCCCCCAGGCGGCGTCGTCGAGTGCCACGAGGCGGTCGGCCCGGTCGCGGGCGGGCGGTTCGGTGAGGTCACCGGGGACGGTGAGGACGGCGGCCGCCATCAGATGCCCGTGCCGGGCCCGGTCGCGCACGGGCAGCCCGCGCAGCGTGGCGGAGAGAAACCCGGCGGCGAACGCGTCCCCGGCCCCGACGGGGGCGACGACGTCGACGTGGAGGGCGGGGACGTGGGTGACGGGCCGGTCCTCGGCCCCTGCGGTGCCTGGGGCGCCGGGCGCGGGACGGAGCCCCGCGAAGACGGTCGCGCCCTCCGCGCCCCGCTTCACCACCACCACCGCCGGCTCCGGCAACGCCTCGCGGATCGCCTCGGCCCCGGCCACACCCCACGCCTCCTCCGCCTCGTCCTCGCCGACGAAGACGAGGTCGCAGCGGCGGGCCAGGTCCAGCAGGACGGCGGGCGACGCGTCGGCGTCGCGCCACAGCCCCGGCCGATGGTTGACGTCGAAGGAGACCAGCGGCCGCCCCGCGCGCGGCGCGGTCAGCTCGTGCAGCAGGGCCAGGCAGTCGGCGGAGAGCGCGGCCGTGATCCCGGACAGATGCAGGATGCGCCCGGCCGGCAGCTCCGCGTACGGCAGGTTGACCGGGGACATCGCGGACGCGGCCGACCCGGCCCGGTAGTACGCGACCTCGTGGACGTCGGTGGCGCGGTCCGTCGCCGTGCGGAAGTAGATGCCGGTGGGCCGGGCGGGGTCCCGCTGCACGGCGGAGGTGTCCACGCCGTACCCCGCGACCGTGTCGACGAGGTGGTCGCCGAAGCCGTCCGCCCCGACCCGGCTCACCCAGGCCGTCCTGTGCCCGGCCGCGGCGAGGGCGCAGGCCACATTGGACTCGGCGCCGCCGATCCCCCGGCCGAAGGACGGTACGTCGGCGAGGCGCCCGGGCCGTGAGGGCAGGAACGTCACCATGGACTCACCGAGACACACCACATCAGCGGTCGCGTCGGCGTCGGTCCTGGCCGGGGTTCCGGACACTCGGGCTCCTCGTGGTCGGGCGGGCGGCGCCGGTTCTCACCATTGACCGGGCGTCGGCTCGGATGTTAGACAGCGTTGAGCGATATACGCAATGGGTGTTGCATATGTTGCAATCACATCGCAGAAGCCCACGCGGACGACCCGCTTCGATCGAGGAGGCACCCCCATGGCCGACGAACGCCCCGTCGCCGGACTCGCCGGACTGGCCGGACTCGCCGACGAGCGGGTCGACCACCGCTTCAAGGCGCTCCCGCCCGACGCGGCGGGCCTGACCGTCGGCGCGCTGGCCGCCGAGCGGCGCAACCTCTTCACCGGCGGGTTCACCACCCCGGTGCTCGCGCTGTCCGCCGAGTCCGTCGCGCACAACCTCGCCCTGCTGGAGACGTACGCCGAGCGCCACGGCCTCGCGTTCGCCCCGCACGGCAAGACGTCGATGTCCCCGCAGCTCTTCGACCGCCAGCTGGCGCACGGCGCCTGGGGCATCACGGCGGCCGTGCCCCACCAGGCGCGGGTCTACCGGGCGTTCGGCGTCCCGCGGATCTTCCTCGCCAACGAACTGGTCGACGCCGCCGCGCTGCGCTGGCTCGCGGGCGAGCTCGACGCGGACCCGGACTTCGCCTTCGTCTGTTACGTCGACTCCGTGCGCGGGGCGGAGCTGATGGACGAGGCCCTGCGCGCGGCGGGCGCCTCCCGCCCGGTCGACGTCGTCGTGGAGCTGGGCGCGGGCGAGGGCGCCCGCACCGGCGCCCGCACCGAGGCGGACTGCGCCGGGGTCGCCGACGCGGTGGCCGCCGCCCCGTCCCTGCGCCTGGTGGGCGTGGCGGGGTACGAGGGCGAGGTGCCGGACGCGTCCGGCGAGCGGGTGCGGGAGTGGCTGCGCCGGCTCGTCGCGCTGGCCGCCGCCTTCGACGCCGAGGGCCGGTTCGCCGCGCTGGGCGAGGGCGAGCGGATCGTCGTGAGCGCGGGCGGCAGCGCGTGGTTCGACGCGGTGGCGGACGTGTTCGCGGACGTCCCCGCGCTCTCCCGCCCCGTACTCAAGCTGCTGCGCTCGGGGGCGTACGTCTCGCACGACGACGGCCACTACCGCCACCTCACCCCCTTCAACCGGGTCCCCGAGGAGGGCGCGCTCCAGCCGGCGTTCCGGCTCTGGGCCCAGGTCGTGTCGCGCCCGTCCGCCGAGCAGGCGTTCCTGAACGCGGGCAAGCGGGACGCCGCCCACGACCTCGATCTGCCGGAGGCCCAGGTCGTGCGGTCCGGCCGGGACGGCTCGGTGCGGCCGGCCGCAGGGATCACGGTCACCGGTCTGTCCGACCAGCACGCGTGGGTGCGCACCGACGCGGATGCCGCGCTGGAGGTCGGGGACTGGGTGGGGATGGGGCTCTCCCACCCGTGCACCAGCTTCGACAAGTGGCAGCTGATCCCGCTGGTGGAGGCGGACGGCACCGTCACGGACTACATCCGCACCTTCTTCTGAGCCCCCGGGGCCCCTCCCTCGAAAGGCACCCCCATGGATCTGGTCATCCGCGACGCCCGAGTCGTCGACGGCACCGCCACTCCCTCGTACCGCGCCGACGTGGCCGTCACCGGCGGCCGTGTCGCGGAGATCCACCGCGAGGGCGCCCCGGGCCCCCGTCCCACCGGCGGCCGCACCCTGGACGCCGACGGGCTCGCCCTCTGCCCCGGCTTCATCGACATGCACGCCCACAGCGATCTCGCCCTGCTGCGCGACCCCGACCACAGCGCGAAGGCGGCCCAGGGCGTCACCCTCGAAGTCCTCGGCCAGGACGGGCTGTCGTACGCACCCGTCGACGACCGCACACTCGCCGAGGTCCGCCGTTCGATCAGCGGCTGGAACGGTGACGGCAGCGACATCGACTTCGACTGGCGCACCGTCGGCGAGTACCTCGACCGCCTCGACCGCAACTTCGGCGGCCAGGGCATCGCGGTCAACGCCGCCTATCTGATCCCGCAGGGCACCGTGCGGATGTACGCGGTCGGCTGGGACGACCGGCCCGCCACCCCCGCCGAGCTGGCCCGGATGGAACAGCTCGTGGCACGGTCCATGGCGGAGGGCGCCGTCGGCATGTCCTCGGGCCTGACCTACACCCCCGGGATGTACGCGGACGACGCCGAACTCACCGCCCTGTGCCGGGTGGTGGCCGCGCACGGCGGCTACTACTGCCCGCACCACCGCTCGTACGGCGCGGGCGCCCTGGAGGCGTACGAGGAGATGGTGCGGCTCACCCGCAGCGCCGGCTGCCCCCTCCATCTCGCCCACGCCACCATGAACTTCGGGGTCAACGAGGGCCGCGCCCCCGAACTGCTCTCCCTCCTCGACGGCGCACTCGACGCGGGCGCCGACATCTCCCTCGACACCTACCCGTACACCCCCGGCTGCACCACCCTGGTCGCCATGCTGCCCAGCTGGGCGAGCGAGGGCGGGCCCGCGTCGGTCCTGGCGCGGCTGGCCGACGACGCCACGGCGGCGCGGATCCGCCACGACCTGGAGGTGGTGGGCTCGGACGGCTGCCACGGGGTGCCGATCGAGTGGGAGACCATCGAGATCTCCGGCGTCGGCGAGCCCGCGCTGGCCGGCCATGTCGGCCGCACGGTGGCCGAGTCGGCGCGGCTGCGCGGCGAGGAGCCCTGGCGGACCGCGCGCCGGCTGCTGCTGGACGACCGGCTCGGGACGACGATCCTCCAGCATGTGGGCCACGAGGAGAACGTCCGGCAGATCATGCGCCACCGCGTGCACACCGGCGGCAGCGACGGCATCCTCCAGGGCGACAAACCGCACCCGCGCGCCTACGGCACCTTCCCGCACTATCTCGGCCGCTACGCGCGGGAGTTGGGCATCCTCTCGCTGGAGGAGTGCGTCGCCCACCTCACCGCGCGCCCGGCGGCCCGGCTGCGGCTCGCCGACCGGGGGCTCGTGCGCGAGGGCTACCGCGCCGACCTGGTGCTCTTCGACCCGGAGACGGTCGCGGCGGGCTCGACGTTCGACGCGCCGCGCACCCTGCCCGCGGGCATCCCGCATGTGCTCATCGACGGCCGCTTCGTCATCGAGGACGGGAAGCGCACCCAGGTGCTCGCGGGCCGGTCGGTACGGTCCGGCGCGGCGTCCGCCGCCGGGGCGGCGTAGTTTCCCGGCCCCGGGCGGGGGCACCCGGCTGAGCATGAATATCTCTGCGACAGCACGGAGAAGCCACGGCAAGGCACGGCAGGCGGGCAACAGCTCGGCGGTCGAGGCAGGGGGCCGCGCGGGCTTCGTCGCCCGTGGGGTGATCTACGTCCTGGTCGGCGTCCTCGCGCTGCGCATCGCCTTCGGCGACAGCGGGGGCGGCAAGCAGGCCGACCGGGGCGGCGCGCTCGCGGAGATCGCGCAGAAGCCCTTCGGCCACGTCCTGCTGTGGGTGATCGGTGTCGCCCTGGTGGGCATGGCCCTGTGGCGGCTGTCCGAGGCGGCGTTCGGGGCGGCGGGGCCGGACGGCGACAAGGCGACCAAGCGGCTCGCCTCGGCCGGACGCGCCGTCTTCTACGGCTTCGTGTCGTACTCGGTCCTGATGTTCGCCGCCGGTGACCGGGGCAGTGGCAGCGGCTCCGGCGACGCCCGCTCGCAGGACGTCACGGCCCGGGTGCTCGACATGACGGGCGGCCGCTGGATCGTGGGCGCGGCCGGGGCCGTCATCGCCGGCGCGGGCCTGTGGATAGCGGGCCGGGCCGCTCTGCGGAAGTTCCACAAGCATCTGCGGATGGGCGAGATGTCGCCCGCCCAGCGGCGGGGCGTGGACATCACCGGGGTCTTCGGCGGTGTCTCCCGCGGGCTCGTCTTCGCGGTCGCGGGCGGCTTCGCGGTGTCGGCCGCGGTGAAGGCCCGCTCCGGCGAGGCCAAGGGCATGGACGACACCCTGCGGTCCTTCAGCGCGACCCCGGCCGGCCCGTGGCTGCTGGCCCTGATCGCCGTGGGGCTGATGGCGTTCGGCGTGTTCTCCTGGGCGAACGCCCGGTGGCGCAAGATCTGAGCATCCGGGCCCGTGGGCGGGACGGCGTGCGGGCGGGGCGGCAGGACCGCCCCGCCCGCACGTGCGTCACGGCTTGGGCAGCGCGCATCCCTCACGGTCGAGGTCGAACACGTTGCCCGCGCCGATGCACGGCACGATCCCGTAGGTCTCCTGGGCGTAGTTGATGCCCTGGTGGACCGTCACCTGGCCGTTCTCGTCGACCTCGCACGGGTTGTTGTCCGTGCACTGCTGGCCGTCCTCGTTGCCGGTGTTGTTGACGGCGACGACCTTGCCGGTGGCGTTGTCGATGACCGGCGAGCCGGAGGTGCCGCCGATGGTCTGGCAGGCCGAGGTGTAGCGGACCGAGTCCTTCCAGGTCCACTCCCCCTCCTTGAGGCGGTGGACGAACCCGTCGACGTTGCAGCTGTAGGTGCGCTTCCAGTAGCCGGACGCCACGGTGATCGCGGTGCCCTGCACGGGGTGCGCGGTGTTGAGCTCCAGCGCCTTGATGCCGTAGTTGCTCTCGATCTGCGCGTACGTGGAGGTGAGCTGGTACACCGAGATGTCGGTGTCCGTCATCGTCCCGTACGCGACCTTGCTCGCCCGGACGGTGCCGATGCTGCTGCCCGAGGCGTTGAGCAGGGTGAAGCTGCGCGTGGACGGCTTGTTGAACACGACCTCGCCCGGGCCCGGGAAGCCGGACTCCAGGCAGTGCCCGTTGGACAGCACCAGGGCGGGGTCGCCCGGCTGGGAGTCGGGCGTCCGGACGACGGATCCGGAACAGTTGCTGAGCGCCACCGTCCCGGCGAAGCCGATGGCCTTGGGCCGTACCTTGACCGCGGTCCCGGCACCGGCCGCACCCAGGGTGTGGCCGGATGACGCCGATGCCTTGACCGTGCCGGGCGACGCCGTGTCGCGGCTTGTGGCCGCGTGGGCGGGGGCGGAGACGGCTCCGAGGAGCAGCACCGCGAAGAGCGCACCGGCGAGAGGCTTTTTCATGTGGGGGTCCCCTCTTGTGACCTGCACAGAGCGCGTGGGGGCTCTGCGACCGAAGTTCCTTCGGTTTGACATGCGCATGTTGGCCTATGTGGAGGGGGCGCACAAGGGGCGGTTTCCGGCCGGGGTACGCGGACGGGGCGCGGGCGGCGCGCCGAAGCGGGCCAGGCAGTGCCAGACGCGCTTGAGCGACTGGAGGTCGTGGCGGCCGGTGCGGGCGGCGTCCCCGATGATCCTGGGATCGAGGACCCCGTCCTCGGCGATCGCGGCTCCGAGCGCGACGAACTCCTCGCCCCGGTAGTCGCCGTGCCGGCGCAACTCCTCGACGTCCAGGCGGAATCCGCCGTGCCATTCGGTACGGAAGGGCAGCGCGCGGGCCGCCCGCTCCACCTCGGTGCCCCGGTAGCACGGGTCCAGGACCAGGGCCTCGACGTGCCGGTCCAGCAGGACCGGGCCATGGATCTGGGCCTCGATGTAGTCGTCCAGCGCGTCCCGGTCGTCGGCCTCGGCCAGCTCGATCAGCCGCATCGCGGACGCCACACCGAAGTCCTCCGGCTCGGCGGCGCTGTCCGGATAGCAGAAGGTGGCGCGCGGCAGGGTGTCACCGGTCAGCCGGAGGTGCGCCGAGCCGAACCGGGGGGCCGCGCCGACGCCGGACCGGCGGAAGTCCAGCGCCCCGTACACCGGCCGCTCCTCGGCCGGGGCCTCGTCGTAGGCACCGTCGAAGATCCGGCTCTCCCAGCGCCACCGGTCCCCGCCGGGGTGCGCCGTGAGGCCGCCGTTGCTGGTGCCCGTCACGAACTGCGAGCGGTAGACGCCGTCCTGCGCCAGGGCGGCCAGGATCGCCAGGCCTCCGCTCTCGCGGTCGGGATGGAGGTTCAGCGTCAGCCGCAGCGCCGGGTCGAGGGGCCCGCCCGACGAGAGGGAGGCGACATGGCGCAGGGCGCGTTCGCCGGTGTCGTGCCAGATCTTCCGGTCCATGTCCGGACCCTACGGCGGGGGTTCACGGCCCGTCACGCGAGTTCCGGGCGGCCGTCGCACGGGCCGTTGTCAGACCCTCCTGGCAGGCTTTCCCCATGACCGATGCAGTGAAGGGCCCCGCAAGCTATTTCCCGTCGATCGAGCGGAAGTACGGCCGCCCGATCGCCGAGTGGAAGGAACTCGTCCGCGCCTCGCCGCTGACCGGGCACATGGAGCTCGTCGGCTGGCTCAAGTCCGAGCACGCGATGGGACACGGCCATGCCAACGCCCTGGTGGCCCACACCCTCGCGCAGGACAAGGCCGCCACCGCGTAGCGGGCCGTACGGGTGCCGGGCCGGCGCATCCGCGAGGGGACGGCCCGGTACCCCGCCGCTACCCGGCATCCACCGACGCCGCCGCGTCCCGCGACAGCTGCACCGCCTGCAGCAGGCTCAGCCCCGGCTCGGCCGTGCGCAGCGCCTTGACCGCCGTCACGGAGTCGAGAGGGCCGCGGTGTCCGCCGGCCCTGATCCGGCGCGCCGCCCAGCGTCCGCGCAGCTCCGCGTCCGGCACACCGGCCTCGGCGAGGGCCAGGGCGAGGGCGCGCTCCAGACCGGGGCGCTCCTCGTCGTTCGCGTGCTCCAGCGCCTGCCGGAGCGCGGCGGTGATGCCCTCCGCGTCGCGGATGACGATCACGGCCATGTCCTTCTTCCCGTTTCCGATCATGTCCGCAGCGTCCCCCGCAGCACCCCGGCTCTCACCCGGATTGAGCTACTTCAGAGCTTCCCGCCCTCGCGGCACCCGCCGCCCGGCCCTGATTACTGTCGTGGCATGACTCGCGAAGCCGCCCACGCACTCGACCTCGACGCCTATCTCGCCCGGATCGGCTGGAGCGGGGAGCGCCGGCCCACCGCGGCCGTGCTGCGCTCCGTGCACCGCGCGCACGCCCTCGGCATCCCGTTCGAGAACGTGGACCCCGTCCTCGGCACCGTGCCCTCGCTCGCGCTGTCCGATCTGGAGGCCAAGCTCGTCCGGGGCGGGCGCGGCGGCTACTGCTACGAGCACAACTCCCTGTTCGCCGCCGCGCTGCGGGCGCTCGGTTTCGAGGTCACCCTGCTCTGCGCCCGGGTCCAGCTGGGTGCGGGCCCCGATGACATCCGGCCCCGCACCCACATGCTGATGCTGGTCCGGGCGGCGGGCGAGCCGGACCCGTATCTCGCCGATGTCGGCTTCGGCGCGGCCGGCTCGCTGCTGGAGCCGATCGCGCTGGTCGCGGGCGCGGAGCTGCACGACGCCCCGCGCCGTCACCGGCTCGTCCAGCCGCCGCACGACGGGCCGCTGGAGCTGTGGCAGTTGCAGACCCGGACGGACGAGGGGCAGTGGCAGGCGCAGTACGCGTTCACGGTGGAGCCGTTCGAGGCGCCCGACTTCGAGGTCATCAACTGGCACATCGCGACCAACCCGCGCTCCCCCTTCGCGCACCGGCTGTATGTCCAGCGCACCACCGGGGACGCCCATCTGGCACTCGCGGGCCGCACACTCACGGTGACGCCGCACGACGGCGGCGCCCGGGAGGAACGGGAGCTGGCGGACGGCGCCGAGGTGGAAAACGTCCTGGCCGGCCTCTTCACGATCAGGCTCCCGGAGGGCGCCCGCCTGCCGGGGTGAGCCGCCCGGCCCCCTCCGTGGCGCATCTCACCCGCCCCGGTCCGTCACATCCCCACTCCACCCCATTCCAAGCCGCGCCCCTCCCGCGACCGGCGTTCCGACGGTGCGGGGAGGCGGGCACGGGGCGAATGGAAGCCCGGGCGGAGGGGAGGGTGAACCCGGGCGGGTCAACCTGCGGCGAAAGCCCGGGCGGCCCGTGAAACACAGTCGTAAGCTCGCAGACATGCAGGTCATCCAGTCCACGAAGCTCGCCAACGTCTGTTACGAAATCCGCGGCCCCGTGCTCGAGGAGGCGATGCGGCTGGAAGCGGCCGGTCATCGCATCCTCAAGCTGAACACCGGCAACCCCGCCGCGTTCGGTTTCGAGTGCCCGCCGGAGATCCTCGAGGACATCCTGCGCAATCTGTCCGGGGCGCATGGTTACGGCGACGCGAAGGGGCTGCTGTCCGCGCGGCGTGCGGT
It encodes the following:
- a CDS encoding DUF3626 domain-containing protein, translating into MDRKIWHDTGERALRHVASLSSGGPLDPALRLTLNLHPDRESGGLAILAALAQDGVYRSQFVTGTSNGGLTAHPGGDRWRWESRIFDGAYDEAPAEERPVYGALDFRRSGVGAAPRFGSAHLRLTGDTLPRATFCYPDSAAEPEDFGVASAMRLIELAEADDRDALDDYIEAQIHGPVLLDRHVEALVLDPCYRGTEVERAARALPFRTEWHGGFRLDVEELRRHGDYRGEEFVALGAAIAEDGVLDPRIIGDAARTGRHDLQSLKRVWHCLARFGAPPAPRPRTPAGNRPLCAPST
- a CDS encoding DUF4287 domain-containing protein, with the protein product MTDAVKGPASYFPSIERKYGRPIAEWKELVRASPLTGHMELVGWLKSEHAMGHGHANALVAHTLAQDKAATA
- a CDS encoding arylamine N-acetyltransferase — protein: MTREAAHALDLDAYLARIGWSGERRPTAAVLRSVHRAHALGIPFENVDPVLGTVPSLALSDLEAKLVRGGRGGYCYEHNSLFAAALRALGFEVTLLCARVQLGAGPDDIRPRTHMLMLVRAAGEPDPYLADVGFGAAGSLLEPIALVAGAELHDAPRRHRLVQPPHDGPLELWQLQTRTDEGQWQAQYAFTVEPFEAPDFEVINWHIATNPRSPFAHRLYVQRTTGDAHLALAGRTLTVTPHDGGAREERELADGAEVENVLAGLFTIRLPEGARLPG